AGAGGCTGCAAAACTAAAAGAACAAATTCCGGAAAGGATAAAACATAGAAGATTGGATGCTATTATGGAATGTCAGCAAAATATCTCTAAAAAAATACTTGAAAAATTTGTGGGACAAAAATTAAAGGTTATTGTTGACAAAAAAATTGCGGATTCCATTTTTGAATGTCGCACAGAGTTTGATGCTCCTGATATTGATGGTATCGTATATCTGCAAGATGCGGATGTTAATGTTGGTGATATTGTTTGTGTCAAAATACAAGATTCATTGGAGTATGATATGATAGGATTTATCACACCTTTTACTAATAAGAAGGATAAATGATAAATAAAAAAAATAAAAGCATAAGATTCAATATAAAAAAAGTCTTAAATAATATCAAAATAACTCTTACAAATTATTATGGTAATAAATTGAAAGCTATAATTTTATATGGTTCCTTTGCAAGAGATGAAGCAAACTCTGATTCAGATTTAGATATTGCCATTGTATTTAAAGGAAATATAGATAAAATTGCAGAACTAGAGCGTATTCATAACCTTATTTATGATATTGGATGCAATTCTGGCGAATTAATTTCAGTTTATCCAATTACTGAAAAAGAATTAGAAGATTTAGAATGGCCGTTAAATTATAATATAAGTTTACAAGGAATTACAATATGAAAGAAAAGATAGAGAAATTAATTGAGAGAGCAGACAAATCTCTAAATTCTTCAAAATTACTTTTAGAAAATAATGATTTTGATTCTTCTGTTTCCCGTTCATATTATGCTATGTTTTATTCTGCTGAAGCTGTGCTTTTAACCAAAGATCTAAAGTTTTCTTCTCATAAAAGTGTTATATCTCTGTTTGGTCAATATTTTGTCAAAACAGGAATTTTCCCTTCTGCCCTTGGGCAAAAACATAAATATTGTTTATGATGAAAGATTAATTGGAGATTATAGTTTTGAACCAGTAATAGATAAAACTAAAGCCTTAAAAGTTCTCAATAGAGCAAAAGAATTTGTAAAGAAAATTAAAGAATATCTAGAAAGAGAAGGTTTAAAATTATGAAGTCAAAAATGCTGAAACAAAGTAAAAGTCCTGATCAATCGAGAAAAAGAATATTTAGTGGAATACAGCCGAGTGGAAGATTGCATATTGGAAATTATCTTGGAGCAATAAAAAATTGGATTCCTCTTCAAAATGAATATCAATGCGTTTGGGGAATTGTTGACTACCATGCTATAACTGTTCCCTATGAGCCTAAAGAGTTAGAGGAAAGAGTAATTGATTGTGCTGCCAGTTATATTGCAGCAGGACTTGATCCTCAAAAAAGCATCTTAATGCTTCAATCTCAGGTTAAAGAACACACAGAGCTCGCCTGGATATTAAATACAATTACTCCAATTCCCTGGCTGGAAAGAGTCCCAACCTTTAAAGATAAAGCTAAACAATTTACCACAAGCTTAAATATGGGTCTCCTTGATTATCCGGCTCTTATGACAGCTGATATTATTTTATACAAAGCAGATGCGGTGCCAGTGGGTGAAGACCAACTACCACATCTGGAGCTGACAAGAGAGATTGTCCGAAGATTTAACAATACTTTCGGGCAAACTTTCCCGGAACCGAAAGCAATCACCAGTTCAGGTGCTCTTATAAAAGGTTTGGATGGAAATAGTAAGATGGGTAAATCTCTGGAAAACTGTATCTATCTTGATGAAACATCTGAAGAAATCTGGAAAAAATTATCAACTGCTGTAACTGACCCACAAAGAATTCGTAGGAATGACCCGGGCAATCCAGAAGTATGTAATATTTTTTCTCTACATAAGTTAGTCTCTACAAAAGAGCAAATAAATTATGTTAATAATGGGTGTAAAACCGCTGATATTGGTTGCCTGGATTGTAAAAAAATCCTATCAAACAATATTGCTGCTGAGTTGGCACCAATTAGAGAAAATCTTATTAAACTAAAAAATAATAGAGATTATTTAAAAGATGTGCTGAATGAAGGAATAAGAAAAAGTAAAGAAATCACCGCACAAACAATGTCTGAAGTTTATGATAAGATTGGAACAAATTACAAATTCCTAAAATAATTGACCCTGTTAGAAATTTTTTTCTAACAGGGTTGACATCAAAAAGTTAATTCTATATTTATGTTATTTAAAAATAGGAATGGAATAGAAATTTATGTATACTCTTTTACTTATAATTCATGTTTTGGTTTGTATTAGTTTAATAATTTCTGTGCTTTTGCAATCAAGCAAAGGTGGAGGTCTGGGCGGTGCATTTGGTGGAGGAAGCAGTGATACTCTATTCGGGGGTCAAGAAGCATCGTCATTTCTTAAAAAAGCCACAAAAGTTTTAGGTGTAACTTTTATGGTTGTAACAATTCTTCTTGCTTTAACTACCAGACCGCAAAAGAAAGGTAAAGGAGGTGGAGAGGTTTCTAAAGAACTTCAAAAAGCAATAGACGAATCTTCCCAAAAAGAAGAGCCCACTCCATTACCTGAAGGTTTTGAAGTTTTACCTGAACCTACTGAAGAATAATTTTTATTTAGTGCAGAAGTGGCGGAACTGGCAGACGTGCAAGACTAAGGATCTTGTGTCCGATAAGGATGTAGGGGTTCGAGTCCCCTCTTCTGCACCATTTTTTATTTATTCTGATCTTGAATTTACAATTTTTAATTTGAAATTTTATCGCGCCCATAGCTCAATTGGATAGAGCATCTGACTACGGATCAGAAGGTTCCCTGTTCAAATCGGGGTGGGCGTGCCACCTTAATTCACACAAGAAATTATTCAAGACTATTTTCAATTCAACAATTGAACTACTTCTTTATACTTTATACTTGTAATATATGATATTGAAATTAAATATTTACTTTCGCTTAATTATATGAGTCCACTCTAAAAAGTCAGATTAGTATGATGAAAAACCGTTGAAACGGTTATTGCTAAAATGGGTTTTTATTAGCCCACAACTTAAGTTGTGGGCTTCTCGTAAGTTAGAAAATAGCAACTGTTTCAACAGTTTATCTAATTTAGAAGAAATTTTAGAATATTTCATTTTTTTTGTACCTTTTTATAATTAACTCTTATATAGATTAAGATATTCTCAAGTCTATCTGTTTTTTTTACAGTTGTACAAAACAATGAAGAATTAAATAAAAGAATTGTGAAAACAATGATTATATTTTTCAATTGATTTTCTGCTTTATTAATTTAAGTTAGTATGTACTTATGAAATCGTTTTAATTTTAATCTTTTCATTCTACAAAAATTATTCAGCAAATCTAAGTTTTATGGCAACCGGACGATGGTCTGAGATATTCTTGTAATAAGCATCCCAATTGCCTTCTAAATACTTATCAATGGTGATTGTTTTTATTGTTGAACCTTCATTCTCCAATTCATCAAAAAGTTCATTAGTAATAAGTATATGGTCTAAATGACTGGGCCAATATGGATATGACCAATCAGAAGTAGTATCTGCAGCAATTTCCATATCTGCAAAAGTATAATTATCTGAATCTCCAATAAAATTCCAGAATACATTCTGCTTTTCTGGTTCAGCAATATTATCATTCAAATCACCAAGAATTATTACCTCAGAATTGGAGTGATTCTCATCTACAAATCTCTTTAATTTTTTATTAGCATCTCTTCTTCTTGCTTCGTTCTTCTCTCCGCCCATTGCTTTCAGATGATTGTTGATTATTAAAATTGGCGTTTTTTCATATAGCAATTCCATTACTAACGGATGTCGGGGAAATGCGTATTGGTCATCTGTATAAATCTCATAAATTTTTCCTACAGCAATATCATCAACTTTTTTATACAAATAAGCAAGATTCATTTCCCATTCATCAGTATTTGCACGATAGCCATCCCATACATTCACAGAATCAATCTGATTTAATTTTTCTATCAAAACAGTAAATGAAGAATCACTTTGGATTTCCTGAAAACCAACTATATCTACATCAAGATAATAAATAACCTTAGCAACATAATCAACAGTAGTCTCTTTATTCTTTGGAAAATTTTGTAGGTTCCATGTCATAACTTCAAAAGTGGAATCTGAACCGAAAAATAGATTATCAAGTGTTACAAATGTGGAGTCTGCTGAATTGCCATAAATATTGAAGAAAAATAATAAACTCATTAATCCAAACATTAATAATTTTTTCATAGCATTGCCTCTCTACAATTAATACTTAAATATTCCAAAACTTTCACATTTATTATCTTTAAATATAGATTTCCATTATAAATGTCAATTTATTTAAAGTTATGATACTGATTCAACCGATTCAACTGATTCAACCAATTCAATAGAAATACCAGAAAATTTAGACTAAATTAATCCTTTTTTCTCTTGACTATTTTTCTTTACATTTATAAAAAGTAAAATCAATGAAAAATCAGGAAATTATTTAATATGATTATCAAAAACGGAAAAGTTGCTCTTTTGGGAGAAGATAAATTTTTAGATGTTGATATAAAAGTTGAACAAGAGAAAATTACTGAAATAGGAAAGAATTTATCAGAAGACACTAAAATTCTTGATGCAGACGGACTTCTTATTTTTCCAGGTGGGATTGACCCGCATGTCCACTTTGATGAGCCCGGATATACTTTTAATGAAGATTTTTATCATGGAACTTGTGCAGCTGCTTCTGGTGGAATTACTACAGTTATTGATATGCCGTGCACTTCCATTCCCCCAGTAACAAATATAAACAATCTCTTTACAAAACTAAATATTATAAAGAAAAAGGCAATAGTAGATTTCGGATTATATGGTGGTGTTTCTTCCAGGTCCTTTGAAGAAGGTTATTTACAAAATATGGAAGAACTGTCCAGATTTGTACTCGGTTTCAAAACATATTTCATTTCTGGTATGGAGACTTTCGGACAATTGAATCTTTCTCAATTTAAAAAAGTTTTAATAAAAGCAAAAGAACTGAATTTGCCAATTCTCCTCCATGCTGAGGACTATAATTATGTCAAAAAAGCAACCGAGATTGCTAAAAAAGAGGGGCACTTGTCAATACACTATTATGCTTCTCGTCCTGAAAAAGCAGAAATTATTGCAGTTTCAACAGCAATAAAAATTGCAAAACATTTTGATGCTAATTTACATATTGTTCATATAGGAACGGCAAAGGCCGCCAAAATTGTTAGTAAAAGTAATGCCACTTGCGAGACAGAACCACATTATCTTGAATTTGATATAAATGATTTTGAAAAAATTGGTTCGCCTTTAAAGACAACTCCTCCTGTGAAATCATCTCCAAATAAGGAAAAATTATGGAAATACTTATCAAATGGTTCTATCAATTTCGTTGCATCTGACCATGCCCCTTGTCCAGAAAAAGCAAAAAAGACCGGTTCTATTTGGACAGACTATGCTGGTATCCCCGGATGTGGAACATTATTTCCTTATATGTTTTCAGAAGGATTTATGAAAGGAAGACTTAGCTTAATCAAATTTGTAGAAATAACTTCAGAAAATGCTGCGAAAAGATATGGAATTTTCAATAAAAAAGGTTCAATAGAAGTCGGTAAAGATGCAGATTTTGTTTTAGCCAATCCTAAAAAAGATTGGATTGTGAAAGGAGAAGAATTTTATTCAAAAGGAAAAATCACTCCGTTTGAAGGGATGAAATTTGAGGGAAAAATAATCAAAACTATATTAAGAGGAAAGGTCATCTACGACTATAAAAAAGGAATAGTAGCTAAAAAAGGGTATGGAAAATTTCTAAAGCCACCGACATACACAGACTAATCAAAGGCAAAAAAGGTTTTTTTATCAGTTCAAATCTGTGGCAAAAAGAAGTATTATGGATATAGAAGGTATTGTTCTTGCAGCAGGTTTTTCAAAAAGAGCTGGAATTTTCAAAATGGAATTGATGATTGATAACAAGACAATGATTGAACACAGCATACAAGGAATGTATGATATCTGCTCAAGAATTATTGTGGTTGGTGGATACAAGATTGAGATAATAAAAGAAATTTTGAAAAAATATCCCAAAGTTGACATAATTTTTAATAGGAATTATAAAAAAGGTATGTTCAGTTCAGTAAAAACTGGCATCCAGCACATAAAATCAGACAAGTTTTTCTTGCTTCCAGGAGATGTCCCATTTGTTAAAGAAGCGGTATATAAAAAAATGCTGTCTATTCAAGGAGATATTGTTATCCCATCTTATAAAGGCAGAAAAGGCCATCCTGTCCTAATTAAATCATATTTGATTAATGAAATACTTGCTGAACCAAAAAACTCAAATCTGAAAATATTCATAAATAAAAAAGGATATACCTTAGCAGAAGTAGAAGACGAAGCGATCCTTCTGGATATAGATACTTTAGAAGATTATAAAAAAGCAGAAAACAAGAGTTATGGGTCCACCTTAGTTAGAGGTTAGAAAACATTCAAAGTAAAATTATAATAAAATATAATCAGTGTTTACCCCGTGTAATATAAAACGCTTCACTATTACACGGGGTGAATCTGTGGTTAATAAAATATTGTTGGTGTCCGTCTGGGCGCCGAGACCGATTAGTTCGTGTCCCCAATTCCTGAGCTCGTCAGGAACGGGCTTAATTGGGGATCGTGGCAAGAAAGGTATTTTCAGATGAAAGTTTTAGATGACTTGGCAGAAAGCATTTCATCATATCCGGTGAAAGAGGTATTTGCAGGCGTATTTGATACTGTGGTTTGGAGTAAAAATCTTGGATTAGCAAGTACTATACAAGAGAAGGAAACGCCTCATCAAGGCATAAGAGAAGCTGGTAATTTGAATAACAAAAGTGTGAAAGAACTCGGTCAGTATGTATTTTCTGAAAACTGGTTAGAAGCGTCTTTGGGAATGGCAGCAAT
This region of Candidatus Cloacimonadota bacterium genomic DNA includes:
- a CDS encoding 30S ribosomal protein S12 methylthiotransferase RimO; its protein translation is SKKEIIQKLNLIRKIIPDVALRTSLIVGFPGETGGEFQELLDFVKTQRFSKLGCFVYSQEEGTEAAKLKEQIPERIKHRRLDAIMECQQNISKKILEKFVGQKLKVIVDKKIADSIFECRTEFDAPDIDGIVYLQDADVNVGDIVCVKIQDSLEYDMIGFITPFTNKKDK
- a CDS encoding nucleotidyltransferase domain-containing protein, translating into MINKKNKSIRFNIKKVLNNIKITLTNYYGNKLKAIILYGSFARDEANSDSDLDIAIVFKGNIDKIAELERIHNLIYDIGCNSGELISVYPITEKELEDLEWPLNYNISLQGITI
- a CDS encoding HEPN domain-containing protein; this translates as MKEKIEKLIERADKSLNSSKLLLENNDFDSSVSRSYYAMFYSAEAVLLTKDLKFSSHKSVISLFGQYFVKTGIFPSALGQKHKYCL
- the trpS gene encoding tryptophan--tRNA ligase, which codes for MKSKMLKQSKSPDQSRKRIFSGIQPSGRLHIGNYLGAIKNWIPLQNEYQCVWGIVDYHAITVPYEPKELEERVIDCAASYIAAGLDPQKSILMLQSQVKEHTELAWILNTITPIPWLERVPTFKDKAKQFTTSLNMGLLDYPALMTADIILYKADAVPVGEDQLPHLELTREIVRRFNNTFGQTFPEPKAITSSGALIKGLDGNSKMGKSLENCIYLDETSEEIWKKLSTAVTDPQRIRRNDPGNPEVCNIFSLHKLVSTKEQINYVNNGCKTADIGCLDCKKILSNNIAAELAPIRENLIKLKNNRDYLKDVLNEGIRKSKEITAQTMSEVYDKIGTNYKFLK
- the secG gene encoding preprotein translocase subunit SecG; the protein is MYTLLLIIHVLVCISLIISVLLQSSKGGGLGGAFGGGSSDTLFGGQEASSFLKKATKVLGVTFMVVTILLALTTRPQKKGKGGGEVSKELQKAIDESSQKEEPTPLPEGFEVLPEPTEE
- a CDS encoding endonuclease/exonuclease/phosphatase family protein, which translates into the protein MKKLLMFGLMSLLFFFNIYGNSADSTFVTLDNLFFGSDSTFEVMTWNLQNFPKNKETTVDYVAKVIYYLDVDIVGFQEIQSDSSFTVLIEKLNQIDSVNVWDGYRANTDEWEMNLAYLYKKVDDIAVGKIYEIYTDDQYAFPRHPLVMELLYEKTPILIINNHLKAMGGEKNEARRRDANKKLKRFVDENHSNSEVIILGDLNDNIAEPEKQNVFWNFIGDSDNYTFADMEIAADTTSDWSYPYWPSHLDHILITNELFDELENEGSTIKTITIDKYLEGNWDAYYKNISDHRPVAIKLRFAE
- the allB gene encoding allantoinase AllB — translated: MIIKNGKVALLGEDKFLDVDIKVEQEKITEIGKNLSEDTKILDADGLLIFPGGIDPHVHFDEPGYTFNEDFYHGTCAAASGGITTVIDMPCTSIPPVTNINNLFTKLNIIKKKAIVDFGLYGGVSSRSFEEGYLQNMEELSRFVLGFKTYFISGMETFGQLNLSQFKKVLIKAKELNLPILLHAEDYNYVKKATEIAKKEGHLSIHYYASRPEKAEIIAVSTAIKIAKHFDANLHIVHIGTAKAAKIVSKSNATCETEPHYLEFDINDFEKIGSPLKTTPPVKSSPNKEKLWKYLSNGSINFVASDHAPCPEKAKKTGSIWTDYAGIPGCGTLFPYMFSEGFMKGRLSLIKFVEITSENAAKRYGIFNKKGSIEVGKDADFVLANPKKDWIVKGEEFYSKGKITPFEGMKFEGKIIKTILRGKVIYDYKKGIVAKKGYGKFLKPPTYTD
- a CDS encoding nucleotidyltransferase family protein produces the protein MDIEGIVLAAGFSKRAGIFKMELMIDNKTMIEHSIQGMYDICSRIIVVGGYKIEIIKEILKKYPKVDIIFNRNYKKGMFSSVKTGIQHIKSDKFFLLPGDVPFVKEAVYKKMLSIQGDIVIPSYKGRKGHPVLIKSYLINEILAEPKNSNLKIFINKKGYTLAEVEDEAILLDIDTLEDYKKAENKSYGSTLVRG
- a CDS encoding DUF4213 domain-containing proteins, with protein sequence MKVLDDLAESISSYPVKEVFAGVFDTVVWSKNLGLASTIQEKETPHQGIREAGNLNNKSVKELGQYVFSENWLEASLGMAAINSALPIEQEKLRTINAQEIIIEKGREKVVGIIGHFPFLEKIGRQFKKMYIFEKHPRKNDLQEEDIPKYLPKADVVA